One Lysobacter enzymogenes DNA segment encodes these proteins:
- a CDS encoding SUMF1/EgtB/PvdO family nonheme iron enzyme, whose product MSNDYSAAADAAPEDERPRVRSEYKFSHVTTQRYLPLPGKAPGWPFAEIGHWKTDVDGALDDWIEELKDWRREHLVRIGYDDAHYRRPELQWAQRNFVHAQIMVEDRYFYDPVEGRYTVDRYLDDLERRYGGIDSVLIWPVYPNIGVDDRNQFDLARDLPGGLDGLRGAVADFHRRGVRVFLPTMPWDHGTRDSGRRDWDAVAELVAAIGADGVNGDTYNGVPRAFFDACDAAGHPVVLQPESTISAEEALIWNVQSWGKKAPNEPVPPVAKFKWLEPRHMINYENRWGRDRNHDLQYIFFNGVGYNAWENVWGLWNQLTERDAESLRRIAGIERAFAPHFVSHDWRPYARTLQHGVFASRFPHAGAAVWTMVNRNEFDLDGELIAVAHAEGQRYYDLWNGVELAPRLDGERAVLEFALEGRGFGALLALPDGAAHAGLDAFLATMRALSAKPLRECSAQWTSLKQTLVEIAPTAPAASAPHGMVEIPAGEFDFVVGGVEIEGQTWEGVDVQYPWENSARRNHRRRLRLPRYFIDRTPVTNAQYLDFVHASGYLPRDPHNYLRDWVDGAPRAGWEHRPVTWVALEDARAYARWAGKRLPREWEWQYAAQGDDGRRYPWGDDWREDAVPAPNRNRRVRAPDAVDAHPAGASPFGVLDLVGNVWQWTDEYFDEHTRAAILRGGSSYQPQTSHWYFPQAYRLDQHGKLLLMAPSKDRSACIGFRCAADAE is encoded by the coding sequence ATGTCCAACGACTATTCCGCCGCCGCCGACGCCGCCCCCGAAGACGAACGTCCGCGCGTGCGCAGCGAGTACAAGTTCTCCCACGTCACCACCCAGCGCTACCTGCCGCTGCCGGGCAAGGCGCCGGGCTGGCCGTTCGCCGAGATCGGCCACTGGAAGACCGACGTGGACGGCGCCCTCGACGACTGGATCGAGGAGCTCAAGGATTGGCGCCGCGAGCATCTGGTCCGCATCGGCTACGACGACGCGCATTACCGCCGCCCGGAGCTGCAATGGGCGCAGCGCAATTTCGTCCACGCGCAGATAATGGTCGAGGACCGCTACTTCTACGATCCGGTCGAAGGCCGCTACACCGTCGACCGTTACCTCGACGACCTGGAGCGCCGCTACGGCGGCATCGACAGCGTGCTGATCTGGCCGGTGTATCCGAACATCGGCGTCGACGACCGCAACCAGTTCGATCTCGCCCGCGACCTGCCGGGCGGGCTCGACGGCCTGCGCGGCGCGGTCGCCGATTTCCATCGCCGCGGCGTGCGCGTGTTCCTGCCGACCATGCCCTGGGACCACGGCACCCGCGACAGCGGCCGGCGCGATTGGGACGCCGTGGCCGAACTGGTCGCCGCGATCGGCGCCGACGGCGTCAACGGCGACACCTACAACGGCGTGCCGCGCGCGTTCTTCGACGCCTGCGACGCCGCCGGCCATCCGGTCGTGCTGCAGCCCGAATCGACCATCAGCGCCGAAGAGGCGCTGATCTGGAACGTGCAGAGCTGGGGCAAGAAGGCGCCGAACGAACCGGTGCCGCCGGTGGCCAAGTTCAAGTGGCTGGAACCGCGCCACATGATCAACTACGAGAACCGCTGGGGCCGCGACCGCAACCACGACCTGCAATACATTTTCTTCAACGGCGTCGGCTACAACGCCTGGGAGAACGTCTGGGGCCTGTGGAACCAGCTGACCGAGCGCGATGCCGAGTCGCTGCGCCGCATCGCCGGCATCGAGCGCGCGTTCGCCCCGCACTTCGTCAGCCACGACTGGCGCCCGTACGCGCGCACCCTGCAGCACGGCGTGTTCGCCAGCCGCTTCCCGCACGCCGGCGCGGCGGTGTGGACCATGGTCAACCGCAACGAGTTCGATCTCGACGGCGAGCTGATCGCGGTCGCGCACGCCGAAGGCCAGCGTTACTACGACCTGTGGAACGGCGTCGAACTGGCGCCGCGCCTGGACGGCGAACGCGCGGTGCTGGAATTCGCCCTGGAAGGCCGCGGCTTCGGCGCGCTGCTGGCGCTGCCGGACGGCGCGGCGCACGCGGGGCTCGACGCGTTCCTGGCGACGATGCGGGCGTTGTCGGCCAAGCCGCTGCGCGAGTGCAGCGCGCAGTGGACCTCGCTCAAGCAGACCCTGGTGGAGATCGCGCCGACCGCGCCGGCGGCGAGCGCGCCGCACGGCATGGTCGAGATTCCGGCCGGCGAATTCGATTTCGTCGTCGGCGGCGTCGAGATCGAAGGCCAGACCTGGGAAGGCGTCGACGTGCAGTATCCGTGGGAGAACAGCGCGCGCCGCAATCACCGCCGGCGCCTGCGCCTGCCGCGCTACTTCATCGACCGCACCCCGGTCACCAACGCGCAATACCTCGACTTCGTCCACGCCAGCGGCTACCTCCCGCGCGACCCGCACAATTACCTGCGCGACTGGGTCGACGGCGCGCCGCGCGCGGGCTGGGAGCATCGCCCGGTGACCTGGGTCGCGCTCGAAGACGCGCGCGCCTACGCGCGCTGGGCCGGCAAGCGCCTGCCGCGCGAATGGGAGTGGCAGTACGCCGCGCAAGGCGACGACGGCCGCCGCTACCCGTGGGGCGACGACTGGCGCGAGGACGCCGTGCCCGCGCCCAACCGCAACCGCCGCGTGCGCGCGCCGGACGCGGTCGATGCGCATCCCGCCGGCGCCAGCCCGTTCGGCGTGCTCGATCTGGTCGGCAACGTCTGGCAATGGACCGACGAATACTTCGATGAACACACCCGCGCGGCGATCCTGCGCGGCGGCAGTTCGTACCAGCCGCAGACCTCGCACTGGTACTTCCCGCAGGCCTACCGCCTCGACCAGCACGGCAAGCTGTTGCTGATGGCGCCGAGCAAGGACCGCTCGGCCTGCATCGGTTTCCGCTGCGCCGCGGACGCGGAGTAA
- a CDS encoding CaiB/BaiF CoA transferase family protein, which produces MDSRSSSPTDSRRSGAGPLAGVRVLDLSAYIAGPYGCALLADQGADVIKIEPPDGDNLRQYPSTLASESRAFLGVNRSKRGIVLDLKRAHDHATLLRLVREADVLVHNFRPSVPARLGIDFERLQLINPRLIYCAVSGYGEDGPMKDKAGYDQVLQTLTGMCALQGKRGGPPEIIYGSVVDYYAAALLSGGVASALYERERSGLGQFVGVSLLRSALTMQSARMIWAEGEGLDIGRDMRSGGVTGIHPTREGHIYISANTPRFWQALCEKTGLSELAADPRYDSVRKRAQAAAQIVPRLHAALAARDALEWEALFGDEVPCAAARRIEDMFEHPQVLAEGIVAPIEHPGVGRYRGVAQSIKFGRTPGPAAFAAPQLGQDTEAVKRELDESGTVAARERG; this is translated from the coding sequence ATGGATTCCCGCTCCTCCTCCCCGACCGACTCCAGGCGCTCCGGCGCCGGCCCGCTGGCCGGCGTGCGCGTGCTCGACCTCAGCGCCTACATCGCCGGTCCCTACGGCTGCGCGCTGCTCGCCGACCAGGGCGCGGACGTGATCAAGATCGAACCGCCCGACGGCGACAACCTGCGCCAGTATCCGTCCACCCTGGCCAGCGAGAGCCGCGCCTTCCTCGGCGTCAACCGCAGCAAGCGCGGCATCGTGCTCGACCTCAAGCGCGCGCACGACCACGCCACCTTGTTGCGGCTGGTGCGCGAAGCCGACGTGCTGGTGCACAACTTCCGCCCCAGCGTGCCGGCGCGCCTGGGCATCGATTTCGAGCGCCTGCAGCTGATCAACCCGCGCCTGATCTATTGCGCGGTCAGCGGCTACGGCGAAGACGGCCCGATGAAGGACAAGGCCGGCTACGACCAGGTGCTGCAGACCCTGACCGGCATGTGCGCGCTGCAGGGCAAGCGCGGCGGCCCGCCGGAGATCATCTACGGCTCGGTGGTCGACTACTACGCCGCCGCCCTGCTCAGCGGCGGCGTGGCCTCGGCGCTGTACGAACGCGAACGCAGCGGCCTGGGCCAGTTCGTCGGCGTGTCGCTGCTGCGCAGCGCGCTGACCATGCAGTCGGCGCGGATGATCTGGGCCGAGGGCGAGGGCCTGGACATCGGCCGCGACATGCGCTCGGGCGGCGTCACCGGCATCCATCCGACCCGCGAGGGCCACATCTACATTTCCGCCAACACGCCGCGGTTCTGGCAGGCGCTGTGCGAGAAAACCGGGCTTAGCGAGCTGGCCGCCGATCCGCGCTACGACAGCGTGCGCAAGCGCGCCCAGGCCGCGGCGCAGATCGTGCCGCGGCTGCACGCGGCGCTGGCCGCGCGCGACGCGCTGGAATGGGAAGCGCTGTTCGGCGACGAGGTTCCGTGCGCGGCGGCGCGGCGGATCGAGGACATGTTCGAACACCCGCAGGTGCTGGCCGAAGGCATCGTCGCGCCGATCGAGCATCCAGGCGTGGGGCGTTATCGCGGCGTCGCGCAGTCGATCAAGTTCGGCCGCACCCCGGGGCCGGCCGCGTTCGCGGCGCCGCAGCTGGGGCAGGATACCGAGGCGGTGAAGCGCGAGTTGGACGAATCCGGGACGGTGGCGGCGCGCGAGCGCGGTTGA
- a CDS encoding glycoside hydrolase family 127 protein has protein sequence MRRYAPALDPAGIVLRGPLGEALDANLAGRLSHFIVDETSPAIALFAPERRARNEEGDWYGEHAGKWLSAAAKAAARSGDAQLLANLRRVADFLVSTQEADGYLGTYAPQRRFMRKQAPKPVSWDGAPSVRTWDIWTHAYLILGLLETHKHFPEPRYLDAARRIGRLCLRTLSAGDIDITDLGNHFGMSATVLLDPAVELYFATGEQDFLDLALTVLGQADAHPPLALLTRALAGADAAEIATGKAYQLAWNLVGLAKLHRASGHADYLRAVQALWRSIRERHLTLGGGPWGGVAHRSREVFNAPGAFSPQAYVETCSTLAWIQLNRELLTITGEARYAEEIERSAYNDLLAAQAPDGEDWCYYVFPNGRRVHTTYWRCCKSSGAMAVEEVPDVAYSLGEDGATTVNLYAAGSARIAHPLAGELTLAQDTAYPFDGEIRLRVSPRRAARFALRLRIPSWAQGARVAVNGAAAGGEPAPGDYFAIEREWRDGDEVVLRLPMRPIAHRALNRNVQESRAPDGSPVAQEVLRHGYIGFTCGPLVYATGLIDGFKSEETVRLPDAPIADWLHWSPPGADGATPRLELRLDYRAPLAFEPYYRAGGRADGAWRLTWLSLAPPATAADEDFAHDPQPPSKNW, from the coding sequence ATGCGCCGCTACGCTCCCGCGCTCGACCCGGCCGGCATCGTCCTGCGCGGCCCGCTCGGCGAGGCGCTCGACGCCAACCTCGCCGGCCGCCTGTCGCATTTCATCGTCGACGAAACCAGTCCGGCGATCGCCTTGTTCGCGCCCGAACGGCGCGCGCGCAACGAGGAAGGCGATTGGTACGGCGAACACGCCGGCAAATGGCTCAGCGCCGCGGCCAAGGCGGCCGCGCGCAGCGGCGATGCGCAGCTGCTCGCCAACTTGCGCCGCGTCGCCGATTTCCTGGTCTCGACCCAGGAAGCCGACGGCTATCTGGGCACCTACGCGCCGCAGCGCCGCTTCATGCGCAAGCAAGCGCCCAAGCCGGTCAGCTGGGACGGCGCGCCGAGCGTGCGCACCTGGGACATCTGGACCCACGCGTATCTGATCCTGGGCCTGCTGGAAACGCACAAGCATTTCCCCGAACCGCGCTACCTCGACGCCGCGCGCCGGATCGGCCGGCTGTGCCTGCGCACGCTCAGCGCCGGCGACATCGACATCACCGACCTGGGCAACCATTTCGGCATGTCGGCGACGGTGCTGCTGGATCCCGCGGTGGAACTGTACTTCGCCACCGGCGAGCAGGACTTCCTCGACCTCGCCCTGACCGTACTCGGCCAGGCCGACGCGCACCCGCCGCTGGCGCTGCTGACCCGCGCGTTGGCCGGCGCGGACGCGGCCGAGATCGCCACCGGCAAGGCCTATCAGCTGGCCTGGAACCTGGTCGGACTCGCCAAGCTGCATCGCGCCAGCGGCCATGCCGATTACCTGCGCGCAGTGCAGGCGCTGTGGCGCAGCATCCGCGAACGCCACCTCACCCTCGGCGGCGGCCCCTGGGGCGGCGTCGCCCATCGTTCGCGCGAGGTGTTCAACGCGCCGGGCGCGTTCAGTCCGCAGGCCTATGTCGAGACCTGCTCGACCCTGGCCTGGATCCAGCTCAACCGCGAACTGCTGACGATCACCGGCGAGGCGCGTTACGCCGAGGAGATCGAGCGCTCGGCCTACAACGATCTGCTCGCCGCGCAGGCGCCGGACGGCGAGGACTGGTGCTACTACGTGTTCCCCAACGGCAGGCGCGTGCACACCACGTACTGGCGCTGCTGCAAGTCCAGCGGCGCGATGGCGGTGGAGGAAGTGCCGGACGTGGCGTATTCGCTGGGCGAAGACGGCGCGACGACGGTGAACCTGTACGCCGCCGGCTCGGCGCGTATCGCCCATCCGCTCGCCGGCGAACTGACGCTGGCGCAGGACACCGCGTATCCGTTCGATGGCGAGATCCGCCTGCGCGTGTCGCCGCGGCGCGCGGCGCGGTTCGCGCTGCGCCTGCGGATTCCATCGTGGGCGCAGGGCGCGCGCGTCGCGGTCAACGGCGCGGCGGCCGGGGGCGAACCCGCGCCCGGCGATTACTTCGCCATCGAACGCGAATGGCGCGACGGCGACGAGGTCGTCCTGCGCCTGCCGATGCGCCCGATCGCGCACCGCGCGCTCAACCGCAACGTGCAGGAATCGCGCGCGCCCGACGGCAGCCCGGTCGCGCAGGAAGTGCTGCGCCACGGCTACATCGGTTTCACCTGCGGCCCGCTGGTCTACGCCACCGGCCTGATCGACGGATTCAAGAGCGAAGAAACCGTGCGCTTGCCCGATGCGCCCATCGCCGACTGGCTGCACTGGTCGCCGCCGGGCGCCGACGGCGCGACGCCGCGCCTGGAACTGCGCCTGGACTATCGCGCGCCGCTGGCGTTCGAGCCCTATTACCGCGCCGGCGGCCGCGCCGACGGCGCGTGGCGCCTGACCTGGCTGTCGCTGGCGCCGCCCGCGACCGCCGCGGACGAGGATTTCGCGCACGATCCACAGCCGCCAAGCAAGAATTGGTAA
- a CDS encoding ribokinase, which translates to MTANTPPAVLVAGSANLDFVVRAAHAPAPGETVLGRELATYPGGKGANQALACAHAGAAPTRMLLALGEDAHAEPIERSLREGGVELHVHRCAERATGSAFVCVADDGENAIVVAPGANAALRGDDLPALDGIAWLLLQLESPLEAVADWARQARSAGVAVALNAAPARALPAALLDDVDLLIVNEGELAALTGIDDLDAAVAAVRVPRVVVTLGARGCLARVDGARLRQDAFAVEAVDTTAAGDTFCGVLVAALARGDGFDTALRRACAASALACTRPGAQSSVPSHAEVEALLHTAADRNSVGGTSVPMPSAQVAAI; encoded by the coding sequence ATGACCGCGAACACGCCCCCTGCCGTCCTCGTCGCCGGTTCGGCCAATCTGGACTTCGTCGTCCGCGCCGCGCACGCGCCCGCGCCCGGCGAAACCGTGCTCGGCCGCGAGCTGGCGACCTATCCCGGCGGCAAGGGCGCCAACCAGGCACTGGCCTGCGCCCACGCCGGCGCCGCACCGACGCGCATGCTGCTGGCGCTGGGCGAAGACGCGCACGCCGAGCCGATCGAACGCTCGCTGCGCGAAGGCGGCGTGGAACTGCACGTGCACCGCTGCGCCGAGCGCGCCACCGGCAGCGCCTTCGTCTGCGTGGCCGACGACGGCGAGAACGCGATCGTGGTCGCGCCCGGCGCCAACGCCGCGCTGCGCGGCGACGACCTGCCCGCGCTCGACGGCATCGCCTGGCTGTTGCTGCAACTCGAATCGCCGCTCGAGGCGGTCGCCGACTGGGCCCGGCAGGCGCGCTCGGCAGGCGTCGCCGTCGCGCTCAACGCCGCGCCCGCGCGGGCGCTGCCGGCCGCGCTGCTGGACGACGTCGACCTGCTGATCGTCAACGAAGGCGAACTGGCCGCGCTGACCGGCATCGACGACCTCGATGCCGCCGTCGCCGCCGTGCGCGTGCCGCGCGTGGTGGTGACCCTCGGCGCGCGCGGCTGCCTCGCCCGTGTCGACGGCGCGCGCCTGCGCCAGGACGCGTTCGCGGTCGAAGCGGTCGATACCACCGCGGCCGGCGACACCTTCTGCGGCGTGCTGGTCGCCGCGTTGGCCCGGGGCGACGGCTTCGACACCGCGCTGCGCCGCGCCTGCGCGGCCTCGGCGCTGGCGTGCACGCGGCCCGGCGCGCAAAGCAGCGTGCCCAGTCATGCCGAGGTCGAAGCGCTGTTGCACACTGCCGCAGACCGCAATTCCGTAGGAGGGACTTCAGTCCCGATGCCCTCCGCTCAGGTCGCCGCGATCTGA
- a CDS encoding serine hydrolase domain-containing protein, with protein MTQATRPGGYLGAVTLIVHEGRIVDFRAYGHRDLARRAPMRRDTIFRIYSMSKTATSAAVMQLAERGLIDVEAPVQRYLPELADRQVANGDAQAPTLRPARRAITVRHLLTHTAGFAAGLPGDDAAAALTRRHDPHAARDLAGFVARLARAPLAADPGTRFGYDGAATEVLARLVEAVSGQRFEAYLREHLFAPLRMRDTGFAVPAAARGRIADLTTTGDDGRLRLDDGPSQREPGAPLNAYASGAGGLYSTACDYARFAQMLLDGGRIADESGFADCDSTRRDGAGPRVLRTDTVAAMLRNQLTMLDPPVHQYDAGEGFGYGGAVVIDPARRSAPASLGQFGWPGAASTTYAIDPKRRTVALALLQHLPRAGVAGDPPRLSKDFYRLAFAATDAAGRAAPRSP; from the coding sequence ATGACCCAGGCCACCCGCCCCGGCGGCTACCTCGGCGCGGTGACCCTGATCGTGCACGAAGGCCGCATCGTCGACTTTCGCGCCTACGGCCACCGCGACCTCGCCCGCCGCGCGCCGATGCGCCGCGACACGATCTTCCGCATCTACTCGATGAGCAAGACCGCGACCTCGGCCGCGGTCATGCAGCTGGCCGAACGCGGCCTGATCGACGTGGAAGCGCCGGTGCAGCGCTACCTGCCCGAACTCGCGGACCGCCAGGTCGCCAACGGCGATGCGCAGGCGCCGACGCTGCGCCCCGCGCGACGCGCGATCACGGTGCGCCACCTGCTCACCCACACCGCCGGTTTCGCCGCCGGCCTGCCCGGCGACGACGCCGCGGCGGCGCTGACCCGCCGCCACGATCCGCACGCCGCGCGCGACCTCGCCGGCTTCGTCGCCCGCCTCGCGCGAGCGCCGCTGGCCGCCGATCCGGGCACCCGCTTCGGTTACGACGGCGCCGCCACCGAAGTGCTGGCGCGGCTGGTCGAAGCCGTGTCCGGACAGCGCTTCGAGGCTTACCTGCGCGAGCATCTGTTCGCGCCGCTGCGCATGCGCGACACCGGCTTCGCGGTTCCCGCGGCGGCGCGCGGACGCATCGCCGACCTCACCACCACCGGCGACGACGGCCGCCTGCGTCTGGACGACGGCCCCTCGCAACGCGAACCCGGCGCGCCCCTCAACGCCTACGCCAGCGGCGCCGGCGGTTTGTATTCCACCGCCTGCGATTACGCGCGCTTCGCCCAGATGCTGCTCGACGGCGGCCGCATCGCCGACGAATCGGGCTTCGCCGACTGCGACAGCACGCGCCGCGACGGCGCAGGCCCGCGCGTGCTGCGCACCGATACGGTCGCGGCGATGCTGCGCAACCAGCTGACCATGCTCGATCCGCCGGTGCACCAATACGACGCCGGCGAAGGCTTCGGCTACGGCGGCGCGGTGGTGATCGATCCGGCCCGGCGCAGCGCGCCGGCGTCGCTCGGACAGTTCGGCTGGCCCGGTGCCGCCTCGACCACCTACGCCATCGACCCCAAGCGCAGGACGGTCGCGCTGGCGCTGCTGCAACACCTGCCGCGCGCCGGCGTCGCCGGCGATCCGCCGCGCTTGAGCAAGGACTTCTACCGGCTCGCGTTCGCCGCGACCGATGCCGCCGGCCGCGCGGCGCCGCGCTCGCCATGA
- a CDS encoding phospholipase D-like domain-containing protein, whose protein sequence is MNTAVYTAANVAIQAASQTPATDFAALDRTLRESVADLSLDNEEKFELRELGARLPADRVRYLRNRAFDLARELMQAQPARTLDALRWLEQVVKTLDAVAEPPTLVSSAFFAPGDACLRKLRELCRSAKRSLDVCVYTISDDRLAEEILACHKRGIAVRVISDNDKKFDDGSDVLRLRELGVPVRVDDSPFHMHHKFALFDGRVLANGSFNWTRSATTSNEENLVVTDDANLVRSFSGHFETLWDKFEG, encoded by the coding sequence ATGAACACCGCCGTTTATACCGCCGCCAACGTCGCCATCCAGGCGGCCTCGCAGACGCCGGCGACGGATTTCGCCGCGCTCGACCGCACCCTGCGCGAAAGCGTCGCCGACTTGTCGCTGGACAACGAAGAGAAGTTCGAACTGCGCGAGCTCGGCGCGCGCCTGCCGGCCGACCGGGTGCGTTATCTGCGCAACCGCGCCTTCGACCTCGCCCGCGAGCTGATGCAGGCGCAGCCGGCGCGCACGCTGGACGCGTTGCGCTGGCTGGAGCAGGTGGTCAAGACCCTCGATGCGGTGGCCGAGCCGCCGACGCTGGTGTCGAGCGCCTTCTTCGCGCCCGGCGACGCCTGCCTGCGCAAGCTGCGCGAGCTGTGCCGCTCGGCCAAGCGCAGCCTCGATGTGTGCGTCTACACCATTTCCGACGACCGCCTGGCCGAGGAGATCCTGGCCTGCCACAAGCGCGGCATCGCGGTGCGGGTGATCAGCGACAACGACAAGAAGTTCGACGACGGCAGCGACGTGCTGCGCCTGCGCGAGCTCGGGGTGCCGGTGCGGGTCGACGACAGCCCGTTCCACATGCACCACAAGTTCGCGCTGTTCGACGGGCGGGTGCTGGCGAACGGCAGCTTCAACTGGACCCGCAGCGCGACCACCAGCAACGAAGAGAACCTGGTGGTGACCGACGACGCCAATCTGGTGCGCAGCTTCTCGGGGCACTTCGAGACGCTGTGGGATAAGTTCGAGGGCTGA